A window from Pseudobutyrivibrio ruminis HUN009 encodes these proteins:
- the trpE gene encoding anthranilate synthase component I codes for MHPSFEQVKELAKSGEYRRIPVMIEMLSDSFTPIEVVRIIKAASHQCYLLESASQTETWGRYSFLGFNPNLEVTCQDRHLFIKENKGDSKVLIQEKTVSHPGETLREIISQYKSPVLSDFPTFTGGLVGYFSYDYIKYAEPKLKLENHGEDDFKDMDLMLFNDVIAFDNFKQKIYLITGVMLDESDDLESLYNEANNRLEKIKSLLLSQNKATFQPLSLLTGIKPKFSKEEYGEMVKKAKHYIKEGDIFQVVLSNPLTAKAKGSLFDTYRLLRASNPSPYMFYFSSDDIEIAGASPETLVKVEQKQVSTFPLAGTRPRGKSKAEDAALEKELLADEKERAEHNMLVDLGRNDIGKISSIGSVNVEKYMEIERYSHVMHIGSTVVGHLADDKDAIDAVDAILPAGTLSGAPKFRACQIIEELEQSKRGIYGGALGYIDFSGNLDVCIAIRLVYKKNDKICIRSGAGIVYDSVPENEAIECINKAKAVVNAVSHAEGGLA; via the coding sequence ATGCATCCTAGTTTTGAGCAGGTTAAAGAACTTGCAAAAAGCGGAGAATATAGAAGAATTCCTGTAATGATTGAGATGTTATCCGACAGCTTCACGCCAATAGAAGTTGTTCGAATAATCAAAGCGGCCAGCCATCAGTGCTATTTATTGGAAAGTGCCAGTCAGACAGAAACCTGGGGAAGATATTCGTTTCTTGGATTCAACCCTAATTTGGAGGTGACCTGCCAAGACAGACACCTTTTTATAAAGGAAAATAAGGGAGATAGTAAAGTCTTAATTCAGGAAAAAACTGTATCTCATCCAGGGGAAACATTACGTGAGATTATTAGCCAGTACAAAAGTCCAGTGTTATCGGATTTTCCAACTTTTACAGGTGGATTAGTAGGTTATTTTTCATACGATTACATCAAATATGCTGAGCCAAAGCTTAAGCTTGAGAATCATGGAGAAGATGATTTTAAAGACATGGATTTGATGCTCTTTAACGATGTAATTGCTTTTGACAATTTTAAGCAGAAAATATATTTGATTACCGGTGTAATGCTGGATGAATCTGATGATTTGGAAAGCTTATACAATGAAGCAAATAATCGCCTAGAAAAGATAAAGAGCCTTTTGCTAAGCCAGAATAAAGCAACATTTCAGCCTCTTTCACTTTTGACTGGAATCAAGCCAAAATTTTCAAAAGAAGAGTATGGTGAAATGGTAAAAAAGGCTAAGCATTATATTAAGGAAGGGGATATTTTCCAGGTTGTCCTTTCTAATCCTCTTACCGCAAAAGCGAAAGGAAGTCTTTTTGATACATACCGCCTTTTGAGAGCCAGCAATCCATCTCCATATATGTTCTATTTTTCTAGCGATGATATAGAAATAGCTGGTGCATCGCCAGAGACACTGGTGAAGGTAGAACAAAAGCAGGTAAGCACATTTCCACTTGCTGGAACTAGGCCAAGAGGGAAAAGTAAAGCTGAAGACGCAGCTCTTGAAAAGGAGCTTTTGGCAGATGAAAAGGAACGTGCAGAACACAATATGCTTGTGGATTTAGGCAGAAATGACATTGGAAAAATAAGCAGTATTGGTTCTGTAAATGTGGAAAAATATATGGAAATAGAAAGGTATTCCCATGTAATGCATATAGGTTCCACAGTTGTTGGACACTTGGCAGATGATAAGGATGCTATTGATGCAGTGGACGCAATTCTACCAGCAGGAACATTGTCTGGCGCGCCAAAGTTTAGAGCCTGCCAGATAATCGAAGAGCTAGAGCAGAGCAAGCGTGGTATTTACGGAGGCGCCCTTGGCTATATAGATTTCTCAGGAAATCTGGATGTGTGCATAGCGATAAGACTTGTATATAAAAAGAACGATAAAATTTGTATTCGTTCAGGGGCAGGTATTGTTTATGATTCTGTTCCAGAAAATGAAGCAATTGAATGCATCAATAAGGCGAAGGCAGTAGTGAATGCTGTAAGCCACGCTGAGGGAGGTTTGGCATGA